In Agarivorans gilvus, one genomic interval encodes:
- the polA gene encoding DNA polymerase I — translation MAALPDQALVLVDGSSYLYRAFYAPPHLTNSKGEPTGAVYGVVNMLRSLLKQFKPEHIVVVFDAKGKTFRDEIYQQYKANRPSMPDDLRSQIEPLHAVIKAMGLPMIAIPGVEADDVIGTLAKQASAENKAVIISTGDKDMAQLVDDNITLINTMTNTVMDRAGVEEKFGVPPELIIDYLALMGDKVDNIPGLPGVGEKTALAMLQGVGGVEQLLADPDAVQELGFRGAKTMPKKLREHAEDARLSYLLATIKCDVEVGLTMQDMQRLEEDTDTLVKLFGELEFKRWLSEALDNQAKGGSTAEPANPQDGEASEATLQAAAELSGEYETILDKQSFATWLEKIQQAELVALDTETTSLNYMQAELVGLSFAVEAGKAAYLPVAHDYLNAPEQLDRDWVLAQLKPWLEDPCKAKLGQNLKYDASVLARYGIDLKGIKYDTMLESYVLNSTLTRHDMDSLSLQYLQHKTIKFEDIAGKGAKQLTFNQIELETAAPYAAEDADITLRLHQTLWPKLQQQAKLQSLFEKVELPLVSILSKTERQGVRIDSQVLAAHSLSLAERIDGLEKQAHDLAGEPFNLGSPKQLQHILFEKMALPVVKKTPKGAPSTAEEVLQELALDYSLPKVILEYRSLSKLKSTYTDKLPKMVEPSTGRVHTSYHQAVTATGRFSSSDPNLQNIPIRHEEGRKVRQAFIPAEGYKLVAIDYSQIELRIMAHLSQDKGLLSAFAAGEDIHKATAAEVFGKSLEAVSSDERRSAKAINFGLIYGMSAFGLAKQLGIARADAQTYMNRYFERYPAVLDYMDTTRDFCQQHGYVETLFGRRLYLPEINSRNGMRKKAAERAAVNAPMQGTAADIIKKAMIAVATWLDTQADEHCRMLMQVHDELVFEVLESELERVVPKLTELMEQAVHLDLPLVAESGVGNNWDEAH, via the coding sequence ATGGCAGCCCTTCCCGACCAAGCTCTTGTACTTGTTGATGGCTCTTCTTATTTATATCGTGCCTTCTATGCGCCTCCACATTTAACTAACTCAAAAGGCGAGCCCACCGGTGCGGTTTATGGTGTGGTTAACATGTTGCGCAGTCTACTTAAGCAATTTAAGCCCGAGCATATCGTGGTGGTATTTGATGCCAAGGGCAAAACCTTCCGCGATGAGATTTATCAGCAGTACAAAGCCAATCGTCCCTCTATGCCCGATGATCTTCGTTCGCAAATTGAGCCACTGCATGCGGTGATTAAGGCCATGGGTTTGCCGATGATCGCCATACCCGGAGTGGAAGCTGACGATGTGATTGGCACTTTGGCTAAACAAGCTTCTGCCGAGAATAAAGCGGTGATAATTAGTACCGGCGATAAAGACATGGCGCAGCTGGTTGATGACAACATCACCTTAATTAATACCATGACCAATACGGTTATGGACCGCGCTGGTGTTGAAGAGAAATTTGGTGTGCCACCAGAATTGATTATCGATTACCTAGCCCTGATGGGCGATAAGGTGGATAACATACCCGGCTTACCCGGTGTGGGTGAGAAAACCGCCTTAGCCATGTTGCAGGGAGTGGGCGGGGTAGAGCAGCTATTAGCCGATCCCGATGCAGTGCAAGAGTTAGGCTTTCGTGGGGCCAAGACCATGCCGAAGAAATTGCGAGAGCATGCAGAAGATGCGCGGCTGTCTTATTTATTGGCCACCATTAAATGCGACGTAGAGGTGGGTTTGACGATGCAAGATATGCAACGTCTAGAGGAAGATACCGATACCTTGGTGAAGTTATTTGGCGAATTAGAATTTAAGCGCTGGTTAAGTGAAGCGCTAGACAATCAAGCTAAAGGTGGCTCAACTGCTGAACCCGCCAATCCGCAGGACGGCGAAGCCAGTGAAGCAACGCTTCAAGCTGCCGCTGAGCTGAGTGGTGAATACGAGACCATTCTAGATAAACAAAGTTTTGCTACTTGGCTGGAGAAAATACAGCAAGCAGAGCTAGTAGCTTTGGATACCGAAACTACCTCGCTGAATTATATGCAGGCAGAATTAGTAGGGCTATCTTTTGCCGTGGAAGCGGGTAAAGCGGCCTACTTGCCGGTAGCGCATGATTATTTGAATGCGCCGGAGCAATTAGATAGGGACTGGGTATTAGCTCAGCTGAAACCCTGGTTGGAAGATCCCTGCAAGGCTAAGCTGGGGCAAAATCTTAAATACGACGCTAGCGTATTGGCGCGCTATGGGATCGACTTAAAAGGTATTAAGTACGATACCATGCTGGAGTCTTATGTCTTAAACAGTACTTTGACTCGCCATGATATGGATTCTTTATCGTTGCAATACTTACAGCACAAAACCATCAAGTTTGAAGATATTGCCGGCAAAGGGGCTAAGCAGCTTACTTTTAATCAAATAGAACTGGAAACCGCGGCACCTTATGCTGCTGAAGATGCCGATATTACTTTGCGTCTGCACCAAACCCTATGGCCCAAGTTGCAGCAGCAAGCCAAATTACAGAGCCTGTTTGAAAAAGTAGAGCTGCCACTGGTAAGTATCTTATCTAAAACCGAGCGTCAGGGTGTGCGCATTGATAGCCAAGTATTGGCGGCGCATAGTCTTTCTCTGGCAGAGCGTATTGATGGCTTAGAAAAGCAGGCTCATGACTTAGCGGGTGAACCTTTCAACCTGGGTTCACCCAAGCAGCTGCAACATATTTTGTTTGAAAAAATGGCCTTGCCGGTAGTGAAGAAGACCCCTAAGGGCGCACCGTCCACCGCTGAGGAAGTGCTACAAGAGTTGGCTTTAGATTACAGCTTGCCCAAAGTTATTTTGGAATACCGCAGCTTGTCTAAATTAAAGTCTACTTATACCGACAAGTTGCCAAAGATGGTGGAACCAAGCACTGGGAGAGTACATACCTCTTATCACCAAGCGGTCACGGCCACCGGGCGTTTCTCGTCTAGCGATCCTAATTTACAAAATATTCCGATCCGTCATGAAGAGGGCCGCAAGGTGCGTCAGGCCTTTATTCCGGCGGAAGGTTATAAGTTGGTGGCCATCGATTACTCACAAATTGAGCTACGTATTATGGCTCACCTTTCTCAAGATAAAGGTTTGTTAAGCGCCTTTGCCGCGGGCGAAGACATTCACAAAGCTACCGCGGCAGAGGTATTTGGTAAGTCGCTAGAGGCGGTGAGTAGCGATGAGCGTCGTAGCGCTAAGGCAATTAACTTTGGTTTGATTTATGGCATGAGCGCCTTTGGTTTGGCTAAGCAGCTAGGCATTGCCCGAGCCGACGCGCAAACCTATATGAATCGTTATTTTGAACGTTACCCAGCGGTGCTCGATTATATGGATACTACCCGTGATTTTTGTCAGCAACACGGTTATGTAGAAACCCTATTTGGCCGCCGTTTATATTTACCTGAGATTAATTCGCGTAATGGCATGCGTAAAAAAGCCGCCGAGCGGGCTGCGGTTAATGCGCCCATGCAAGGCACCGCCGCCGATATTATCAAAAAGGCCATGATTGCCGTAGCCACTTGGTTAGATACCCAAGCCGATGAGCACTGTAGAATGTTGATGCAGGTGCACGATGAATTGGTGTTTGAGGTTTTAGAAAGTGAGTTGGAACGAGTCGTGCCCAAACTCACCGAGTTAATGGAGCAAGCGGTTCACTTAGATCTACCTTTGGTGGCTGAATCAGGTGTGGGCAACAACTGGGATGAAGCACATTAA
- a CDS encoding glycoside hydrolase family 43 protein: protein MNQDKAKPLESHAAETTSDAEAVTKADLARASQLKPISSPLVTHMYTADPSAHVFNGKLYIYPSHDVDNGQPLNDNGDHFDMRDYHVFSLDRPFGVVSDHGKALDVKDVPWAEKQMWAPDAAEKDGKYYLYFPARNHDGIFQIGVAVGEQPEGPFIPQPEAIKGSFSIDPAVFKDQDGSHYMYFGGLWGGQLQCWRDGEFGEEQFPQDQQAALRPFVAKLSDDMLEFAEPPQAIDIVDENGELLLAGDNHRRYFEGPWMHQYNGRYYFSYSTGDTHKIVYASSDSPYGPFRYEGVILEPVLGWTTHHSIVEFEGKWYLFYHDSTLSAGQTHLRSIKMAELTIDENGKITPIKPYYD from the coding sequence ATGAACCAAGACAAAGCCAAGCCGCTTGAGTCACATGCTGCAGAAACAACCAGCGATGCCGAAGCCGTGACTAAAGCTGATTTAGCCAGAGCCTCACAGCTCAAGCCAATCAGCAGCCCGTTAGTCACACACATGTATACTGCCGACCCCTCGGCCCATGTCTTTAACGGCAAATTATATATCTATCCTTCACACGACGTTGATAACGGTCAGCCTTTAAATGACAACGGCGACCACTTTGACATGCGCGATTACCATGTGTTCTCCTTAGATCGTCCCTTTGGCGTGGTAAGCGACCATGGTAAGGCCTTAGATGTAAAAGACGTGCCTTGGGCCGAGAAACAAATGTGGGCCCCTGATGCGGCAGAGAAAGACGGCAAATACTATTTGTATTTTCCTGCACGCAACCACGACGGCATTTTTCAAATTGGTGTCGCGGTTGGCGAGCAGCCTGAGGGACCTTTTATACCCCAGCCAGAAGCGATTAAAGGTAGCTTTAGCATCGATCCTGCGGTGTTTAAAGACCAAGACGGTAGCCACTACATGTATTTTGGTGGTTTATGGGGCGGACAACTGCAATGTTGGCGCGATGGTGAGTTTGGCGAAGAGCAGTTCCCACAAGACCAACAAGCCGCGCTACGGCCATTTGTCGCTAAACTGAGTGACGACATGCTGGAATTTGCCGAGCCACCGCAAGCCATCGACATTGTTGATGAGAATGGCGAGCTGCTACTAGCCGGAGATAACCATCGCCGCTATTTCGAAGGGCCATGGATGCACCAATACAATGGTCGCTATTACTTCTCTTATTCGACGGGTGATACTCATAAAATCGTTTATGCTAGCAGTGATTCGCCTTACGGTCCCTTCCGCTATGAGGGCGTAATACTAGAGCCAGTGTTAGGTTGGACCACCCATCACTCCATTGTCGAGTTTGAAGGTAAATGGTACTTGTTCTACCACGACAGCACTCTGTCGGCAGGGCAAACCCACTTACGCAGCATCAAAATGGCAGAATTGACCATCGACGAGAATGGTAAGATTACCCCCATCAAGCCTTATTACGATTAA
- the yihA gene encoding ribosome biogenesis GTP-binding protein YihA/YsxC has protein sequence MTMAQYHFQNTHFITSAPNIQAMPEDSGIEVAFAGRSNAGKSSALNALTRQKSLARTSKTPGRTQLINVFEISEGFRLIDLPGYGFAQVPEEIKKQWQKSLSEYLQDRQSLQGIVVLMDIRHPFKDTDNGLIQWAVDCDLPVLALLTKADKLKQGARKAAVLKGRETAKAFGGEVRVEAFSSLKKQGLDILQNTLASWFDQHQAEPLNDQQ, from the coding sequence ATCACCATGGCGCAATATCATTTTCAAAACACCCACTTCATTACTAGCGCGCCGAATATTCAGGCAATGCCTGAAGATAGCGGGATTGAAGTCGCCTTTGCCGGACGCTCTAACGCTGGTAAATCCAGCGCATTAAATGCTTTAACCCGCCAAAAAAGCCTTGCCAGAACCAGTAAAACGCCGGGCCGGACACAATTAATTAACGTTTTTGAAATAAGTGAAGGCTTTCGATTAATCGATTTACCTGGCTACGGCTTTGCTCAAGTTCCCGAAGAAATTAAGAAGCAATGGCAAAAATCGTTGTCTGAATATCTACAGGATAGACAAAGCCTGCAAGGTATTGTTGTACTCATGGATATTCGACACCCATTTAAAGACACCGACAATGGTTTGATTCAATGGGCAGTAGACTGTGACCTACCGGTATTGGCCTTATTAACCAAGGCCGACAAGCTGAAACAAGGCGCTCGAAAAGCTGCGGTGTTAAAAGGCCGTGAAACCGCTAAAGCCTTTGGTGGAGAGGTACGAGTTGAAGCCTTTTCCTCATTAAAAAAACAAGGTCTGGATATTCTGCAAAATACCTTAGCCAGTTGGTTTGATCAACATCAGGCCGAACCGCTCAACGACCAGCAATAA
- a CDS encoding c-type cytochrome — protein MKKLTLVLILLAGVASPVWAKGDAVAGEQKAASCKACHNDQGEALAYPKLEGQHAGYLVKQLKDFQAAMKSGGAEGRNNAIMGGMAMPLSEQDMEDIAAYFSAQPMSPNTTAPEYVEAGQKLFMGGDIERGIAACTACHGPRGVGHSLARFPRISSQYASYIENQLKAFRSGERANDLNGMMRDVAAKLSDDDIEILSQYLGGLH, from the coding sequence ATGAAAAAACTTACCTTAGTTTTAATCTTATTGGCGGGAGTTGCCAGTCCTGTATGGGCCAAGGGTGACGCTGTCGCTGGAGAGCAAAAAGCTGCATCGTGTAAAGCTTGCCATAACGATCAAGGCGAGGCCTTGGCTTACCCTAAATTAGAAGGCCAACATGCTGGGTATTTGGTTAAACAGCTTAAAGATTTCCAAGCCGCAATGAAGAGTGGCGGTGCAGAAGGGCGTAATAATGCCATTATGGGTGGCATGGCTATGCCGCTTTCAGAGCAAGACATGGAAGATATCGCCGCATATTTTTCTGCTCAACCAATGAGTCCAAATACTACCGCACCTGAATATGTAGAGGCGGGTCAAAAATTATTTATGGGTGGCGACATCGAGCGTGGCATTGCGGCTTGTACAGCGTGTCACGGCCCGCGTGGTGTAGGCCATAGCTTAGCTCGTTTCCCTCGTATTTCTTCGCAGTACGCCAGTTACATTGAAAATCAGTTAAAAGCCTTCCGTAGCGGTGAGCGTGCCAACGACCTTAACGGTATGATGCGTGACGTTGCGGCCAAGCTTAGCGATGACGATATCGAAATTTTGTCACAATACCTTGGTGGCTTGCACTAA
- a CDS encoding class I SAM-dependent methyltransferase, producing MIFVDPQDVLSTEAEKAQYDLHNNDPQDPAYLGFLQRLSEPTIAALTAPVVGLDFGCGPGPALSVLFAQAGHQLLNYDPIYYPDKELLSRDYDLVTCSEVVEHFNHPAQSWQQLTSLVTATGLLAVMTKRHWGIEVFAHWHYKNDPTHVAFYSDKTFHWLAEFYQMSLEIVGPDVALFRRGKQDV from the coding sequence TTGATTTTTGTTGATCCACAAGATGTGTTGAGTACTGAAGCCGAAAAAGCGCAGTACGACTTACATAATAATGACCCACAAGATCCTGCTTATTTAGGCTTTTTACAACGCTTAAGTGAGCCTACTATTGCCGCGCTAACAGCGCCGGTTGTTGGTTTGGATTTTGGCTGTGGTCCGGGCCCTGCACTGAGTGTGTTGTTCGCGCAAGCAGGTCACCAATTGCTAAACTATGATCCTATATATTACCCAGACAAGGAATTGTTAAGCCGAGATTATGACTTGGTCACTTGTAGTGAAGTGGTGGAGCATTTTAATCATCCGGCGCAGTCTTGGCAGCAACTAACTAGTTTGGTGACTGCTACGGGTTTATTAGCAGTAATGACTAAACGCCATTGGGGGATCGAGGTATTTGCTCACTGGCACTATAAAAATGACCCTACCCACGTGGCGTTTTATAGCGATAAAACGTTTCACTGGTTAGCAGAATTCTATCAAATGAGTTTGGAAATAGTCGGCCCTGATGTGGCGCTATTCCGCAGAGGTAAACAAGATGTCTAG
- the yihI gene encoding Der GTPase-activating protein YihI: protein MSRKKNRKGGLIGVRKDPDFKAKRVAVPDRKKIGKGKSAGSRQQSLEKDSSNAVLKQEKDPRIGSKAPVPLGVTTTAPAKPAKPKAKAPVLSPEQELAKLEADTRVEALIDILDEGGKISAQEQQWLDQQLARHAELLRELGLSEETEEDEDLDGDEQLWRSLNSSSLDQYKD, encoded by the coding sequence ATGTCTAGAAAAAAAAACCGCAAGGGCGGCTTAATTGGGGTACGTAAAGATCCTGACTTTAAAGCTAAACGTGTTGCCGTACCTGACCGTAAAAAAATCGGTAAGGGCAAAAGCGCTGGCAGTCGTCAACAAAGTCTTGAGAAAGATTCGTCTAACGCTGTGCTTAAGCAAGAAAAGGATCCGCGCATTGGCAGTAAGGCCCCGGTGCCACTTGGGGTAACGACGACAGCGCCGGCTAAGCCAGCGAAACCGAAAGCCAAAGCACCAGTATTGAGCCCAGAGCAAGAGCTAGCCAAGTTGGAAGCAGATACCCGTGTTGAAGCGCTTATCGATATCTTGGATGAGGGCGGTAAAATTTCTGCCCAAGAGCAGCAGTGGTTAGATCAACAGCTAGCTCGTCACGCCGAACTGTTGCGTGAGTTAGGTTTATCTGAAGAGACAGAAGAAGACGAGGACTTGGATGGTGACGAACAACTATGGCGTTCGTTAAATAGTTCTTCTTTAGATCAGTATAAGGATTAG
- a CDS encoding DUF2489 domain-containing protein: protein MMWWAVVALLIILSLATYAALLVGRLMGQRKVIQRALTKRNENLLGDIRYIASAMVDDRCGLSEGVIRISNLLMALQTPKRIDWAERFPSVFQLYNSVKQLPTHEARNKLPRQQRMRQDLQREAEEETLRQQIIEEAKALTELSVDLL from the coding sequence ATGATGTGGTGGGCGGTTGTTGCGCTGCTGATCATTTTGTCGTTGGCGACTTATGCGGCCTTATTGGTGGGGCGTTTAATGGGTCAGCGTAAAGTAATTCAGCGGGCTTTGACTAAGCGTAATGAGAATTTATTGGGTGATATTCGTTATATTGCCAGCGCCATGGTTGATGATCGCTGCGGTTTGTCTGAAGGTGTGATCCGTATCAGTAATCTGTTAATGGCCCTGCAAACGCCTAAGCGAATTGATTGGGCTGAGCGTTTCCCTAGCGTATTTCAACTGTATAATTCAGTAAAACAATTGCCTACTCATGAAGCTCGCAACAAATTGCCTCGTCAGCAAAGAATGCGTCAGGATCTTCAGCGTGAAGCTGAAGAAGAAACATTGAGACAGCAGATTATAGAAGAAGCTAAAGCGCTGACCGAGCTTAGTGTAGACCTGCTCTAG
- the hemN gene encoding oxygen-independent coproporphyrinogen III oxidase, whose translation MASSAVDWDQQLIEKYNYSGPRYTSYPTALEFSEAFAEPQFQEACAKYPERALSLYVHIPFCHKLCYYCGCNKVITRHQHKADIYLDYLEREIELQAGRFKQRQVSQMHWGGGTPTYLDAAQLKRLTSLLYQHFDFADAAEISIEVDPREIELSTIDLLAELGFNRLSLGVQDFNKQVQQAVNREQDEAFIFALVERARAVGFGSVNIDLIYGLPYQTRDSFKQTLQRVIELNPDRLSVFNYAHLPSRFAAQRKIDETKMPTSEQRLGILRDSIEFLSQHAYQFIGMDHFAKPEDELAIAQRKGQLHRNFQGYTTQGEADLLGLGVSSISMLGDAYSQNQKELKSYYAQIDSLGHAQWKGIALNQDDLIRRELIKRLICNFQLNFGDLEQLFGIDFQSYFAEDVQLLQPFVEDGLVELSEQGIQVSNKGRLLIRNICMCFDVYFRNQARRQQFSRVI comes from the coding sequence ATGGCATCATCAGCGGTAGATTGGGACCAGCAGTTAATTGAAAAGTATAACTATTCTGGCCCTCGCTATACCTCTTATCCTACGGCTTTAGAATTTAGCGAGGCTTTTGCAGAGCCGCAGTTTCAAGAGGCCTGTGCTAAGTATCCCGAGCGGGCGCTATCGTTGTACGTGCATATTCCGTTCTGTCATAAGCTTTGTTACTACTGCGGCTGCAATAAGGTCATTACTCGCCACCAACATAAGGCGGATATTTACCTTGATTACCTAGAGCGCGAAATTGAACTCCAGGCGGGGCGCTTCAAGCAGCGCCAGGTTAGCCAAATGCATTGGGGAGGTGGCACACCAACCTATTTAGATGCAGCTCAGTTAAAACGCCTCACTTCGCTGTTGTACCAGCACTTTGATTTTGCCGATGCTGCGGAAATCAGCATTGAAGTCGACCCTCGAGAAATTGAATTAAGCACCATCGATCTATTAGCCGAGCTAGGTTTTAATCGCCTCAGCTTAGGAGTGCAAGATTTCAATAAACAGGTACAGCAGGCGGTTAATCGAGAGCAAGACGAAGCGTTTATTTTTGCCTTAGTCGAGCGGGCCAGAGCGGTGGGCTTTGGCTCAGTTAATATTGACCTGATTTACGGTTTGCCTTACCAAACGCGTGATAGCTTTAAGCAAACCCTGCAACGAGTGATTGAGTTAAACCCTGACCGCTTATCGGTATTTAACTATGCCCATTTACCCAGTCGCTTTGCTGCACAACGTAAGATAGATGAAACTAAGATGCCCACTAGCGAGCAGCGTCTGGGTATTTTGCGCGATAGCATCGAATTTTTAAGCCAACATGCATATCAGTTCATCGGTATGGATCACTTCGCTAAGCCGGAAGATGAATTGGCGATTGCCCAACGCAAGGGGCAATTACATCGTAACTTTCAGGGTTATACCACTCAAGGTGAGGCCGATTTATTGGGCTTGGGTGTTTCTTCCATCTCGATGCTGGGTGACGCCTACAGTCAGAATCAGAAAGAGCTAAAAAGCTATTACGCGCAGATCGATAGCCTAGGTCATGCCCAGTGGAAGGGGATAGCACTGAATCAAGATGACTTGATTCGCCGGGAGTTAATTAAGCGACTGATTTGCAACTTTCAATTGAACTTTGGTGATTTAGAGCAGCTGTTTGGCATCGATTTTCAGTCTTACTTTGCCGAAGATGTACAGCTATTACAGCCTTTTGTAGAAGATGGCTTGGTTGAGCTAAGCGAGCAGGGGATACAAGTGAGTAACAAGGGGCGCTTGTTGATACGCAATATTTGCATGTGTTTTGATGTGTATTTCCGTAATCAAGCTAGGCGCCAGCAGTTTTCTCGGGTGATTTAA
- the znuA gene encoding zinc ABC transporter substrate-binding protein ZnuA — protein sequence MRKLFFILMLMAFPSWASSPNILVSIKPLQLLINSLTEGQYQVDYLVSPNVSPHDYALRPSDVRALRQADLVIWVGEELEPFLSKPLSQSDSQQLKLLDIEGLELIKGEAEHEHHGDHHHELDPHIWLGPKQARDIARAVTKQLIAMQVKPQAELEQQLIRFNQKLDQLVSDMKQQLEPVKHQGYFVFHDGYSYFERYFALNRLGEFTINPQRRPGAKTLQHIRQQLAQGKAQCIFAEPQFNGALLETISQDSGAKISLLDPLGITVKNSANGYFDLLQQLANSYRDCLFVDGNQ from the coding sequence ATGCGTAAACTGTTTTTTATCTTAATGTTAATGGCCTTTCCTAGCTGGGCCAGCAGTCCAAATATCCTAGTAAGCATCAAACCCTTACAACTGCTGATTAACAGCCTTACCGAAGGGCAATATCAAGTTGATTACCTGGTGAGCCCCAATGTATCCCCCCATGATTACGCCTTGCGCCCGTCGGATGTACGCGCCCTTCGTCAAGCCGACTTGGTGATTTGGGTAGGGGAAGAACTAGAACCCTTTCTAAGTAAGCCACTCAGCCAAAGTGATAGCCAACAACTAAAGTTACTGGACATAGAAGGACTAGAGCTTATCAAGGGGGAAGCCGAGCATGAACATCATGGCGATCACCACCACGAGTTAGACCCGCACATCTGGCTAGGGCCTAAGCAAGCGCGCGATATTGCGCGAGCCGTGACCAAACAATTGATCGCAATGCAAGTCAAACCCCAAGCAGAATTGGAGCAGCAACTCATTCGCTTTAATCAAAAGCTGGACCAGCTAGTGAGCGATATGAAGCAACAACTAGAGCCGGTAAAACACCAAGGCTATTTCGTTTTCCACGATGGCTATAGTTACTTTGAGCGTTACTTTGCTTTGAACCGCCTAGGCGAATTTACCATCAATCCCCAGCGCCGCCCCGGGGCTAAAACCCTGCAGCATATTCGCCAACAACTAGCGCAAGGCAAGGCCCAGTGTATTTTTGCCGAACCCCAGTTTAATGGCGCATTATTGGAAACCATTAGCCAAGATAGTGGGGCTAAAATCAGCCTGCTTGACCCCTTAGGCATCACCGTGAAAAATTCCGCCAATGGCTATTTTGATTTATTGCAGCAGTTAGCTAACAGCTATCGAGACTGTCTATTCGTTGATGGCAATCAATAA